A stretch of Candidatus Sphingomonas phytovorans DNA encodes these proteins:
- a CDS encoding RiPP maturation radical SAM C-methyltransferase: MLRPYGQPMGSQQDRSNTTMGIEPAEPASSCDICLVVPPFDAINFPALGTAILATACRARGMSVTIVYGSILLAAEIGYDDYCRICDSPIRTMMGERLFRPYAFPPEIERTIPDGEPLTGNGQAVFDRAAPLIDPFLDDLADRVLALRPKLIGIASTFQQNLAAGATALRLKARAPDLPIVLGGANVSTPMGEGLAQVFPWIDRFVSGEADLVFPALCETYLKTGALPDEKLVACGPIDDMRVVHTPNFADYFAVLRECQAAGKLPMSLPEFLTLESSRGCWWGQKNHCVFCGLNALGMDFRKKDARRVFRELKDLTETWGVKRVAASDNIMPLNYLDELMPALAAWEERPHLFYEVKANLREDQMDVLAAGGVNAIQPGIESLSSRLLKLMRKGVSGHQNIALLRHCKARNISVGWNYIYGFVGEEIADYDGVIEMMPKIEHLEPPTGCNQIIIDRYSPYHTAHKELGIGEITPYPSYYALYPPDAPLMDIAYHFKGSYTTPLLSSPADVERLCTAIERWRERWRTPPHAPALRLLPRPNGAVIVDTRSIAREKLTIISREQDEALKVLDRAKPLDALDPETRAQVPFLLERDFVIEHEGLLLTVVTRPRVLARPIAARSADQAEMQAA; this comes from the coding sequence ATGCTTCGTCCTTACGGACAGCCGATGGGCAGCCAGCAGGATCGGAGCAACACGACGATGGGGATCGAACCGGCGGAGCCCGCCTCCTCCTGCGACATCTGCCTGGTCGTGCCGCCGTTCGACGCGATCAATTTCCCCGCGCTCGGCACCGCGATCCTGGCCACGGCTTGCCGCGCCCGCGGGATGAGCGTGACGATCGTCTATGGCAGCATCCTGCTCGCCGCCGAGATCGGCTATGACGATTATTGCCGGATCTGCGATTCGCCCATCCGCACCATGATGGGCGAACGGCTTTTCCGCCCATACGCCTTTCCGCCCGAGATCGAGCGGACCATCCCGGACGGCGAGCCGCTGACGGGAAATGGGCAGGCTGTTTTCGATCGCGCCGCCCCGCTGATCGATCCGTTTCTCGACGACCTCGCCGATCGGGTGCTCGCGTTGCGCCCGAAGCTTATCGGCATCGCCTCGACCTTCCAGCAGAACCTGGCCGCCGGCGCGACCGCACTCCGGCTGAAGGCCCGCGCGCCTGACCTGCCCATCGTACTGGGCGGCGCCAATGTATCGACCCCGATGGGCGAGGGGCTGGCCCAGGTCTTTCCATGGATCGACCGGTTCGTGTCGGGCGAGGCCGATCTCGTCTTCCCGGCGCTGTGCGAGACCTATCTCAAGACCGGCGCGCTGCCGGACGAGAAGCTGGTCGCCTGCGGGCCGATCGACGACATGCGCGTGGTCCATACGCCCAATTTCGCTGATTATTTCGCGGTGTTGCGCGAATGCCAGGCGGCGGGAAAGCTGCCGATGAGCCTGCCCGAATTCCTGACGCTGGAAAGCTCGCGCGGGTGCTGGTGGGGGCAGAAGAACCATTGCGTGTTCTGCGGCCTGAACGCGCTCGGCATGGATTTCCGCAAGAAGGACGCGCGGCGGGTCTTCCGCGAGCTCAAGGACCTTACCGAGACCTGGGGGGTGAAGCGAGTCGCTGCCTCCGACAACATCATGCCGCTCAACTATCTCGACGAGTTGATGCCGGCGCTCGCCGCCTGGGAGGAGCGCCCCCACCTCTTCTACGAGGTCAAGGCGAACCTGCGCGAGGACCAGATGGACGTGCTGGCGGCGGGCGGGGTCAACGCGATCCAGCCGGGCATCGAATCGCTGTCGTCACGGCTGCTGAAGCTGATGCGCAAGGGCGTGTCGGGGCACCAGAACATCGCCTTGCTGCGCCATTGCAAGGCGCGCAACATCAGTGTCGGCTGGAATTATATCTACGGTTTTGTCGGGGAAGAGATCGCCGATTATGACGGCGTCATCGAGATGATGCCCAAGATCGAGCATCTGGAACCGCCGACAGGGTGCAACCAGATCATCATCGACCGCTACAGCCCCTATCACACCGCCCACAAGGAGCTCGGGATCGGCGAGATCACGCCCTACCCCTCCTATTACGCGCTCTACCCGCCAGATGCCCCGCTGATGGACATCGCCTATCATTTCAAGGGTTCCTACACGACGCCGCTGCTGTCGAGCCCGGCTGATGTCGAGCGGCTGTGCACGGCCATCGAGCGCTGGCGCGAACGGTGGCGGACACCGCCACACGCGCCCGCGCTGCGCCTGCTGCCGCGGCCGAACGGCGCGGTGATCGTCGATACGCGGAGCATCGCGCGCGAGAAGCTGACCATCATCTCACGGGAGCAGGACGAGGCGCTGAAGGTGCTTGACCGCGCCAAGCCGCTCGATGCGCTCGATCCCGAGACGCGCGCGCAGGTCCCGTTCCTGCTCGAACGCGATTTCGTGATCGAGCATGAGGGCTTGCTGCTTACCGTCGTAACCCGCCCGAGAGTACTGGCGCGGCCCATCGCGGCGAGGTCGGCCGACCAGGCCGAGATGCAGGCAGCCTAG
- a CDS encoding DUF2147 domain-containing protein — MRKVAALLAAVIMLAAAGPAAAASAPPGVWANPSDSVRVAFRRCGEAICGTVIWANAKAEADARRGGTDRLVGTMLFRDFVEEDPHRWSGEVYIPDIGQSLSGTITQIDARTLVGEGCVFAGFGCKSQTWKRLK, encoded by the coding sequence ATGCGGAAGGTCGCCGCGCTTCTCGCCGCCGTGATTATGCTTGCCGCTGCCGGTCCGGCGGCTGCGGCCAGCGCGCCCCCGGGCGTCTGGGCCAACCCGTCCGACAGCGTGCGCGTCGCCTTCAGGCGGTGCGGCGAGGCGATCTGCGGCACGGTGATCTGGGCGAACGCCAAGGCCGAGGCAGATGCCCGGCGCGGCGGCACCGACCGGCTGGTCGGCACCATGCTGTTCCGCGATTTTGTCGAAGAAGACCCGCATCGCTGGAGCGGCGAAGTCTATATCCCCGATATCGGACAGAGCCTGTCGGGCACGATCACCCAGATCGATGCGCGCACCCTCGTGGGCGAAGGCTGCGTGTTCGCCGGGTTCGGCTGCAAATCCCAGACATGGAAGCGTCTGAAATAG
- the yacG gene encoding DNA gyrase inhibitor YacG, whose product MAKNDKCPICGKPAAAEHTPFCSRGCRDRDLLQWLGEGYRLPAGPADPEESSTASRGLDSANDAD is encoded by the coding sequence ATGGCGAAGAACGACAAATGCCCGATCTGCGGCAAACCAGCCGCCGCTGAGCACACCCCGTTCTGCAGCCGCGGCTGCCGCGACCGCGATCTCCTGCAATGGCTCGGCGAAGGGTATCGCCTTCCTGCAGGGCCCGCCGATCCGGAAGAATCATCGACTGCATCACGCGGGCTGGACAGCGCCAACGACGCCGATTAA
- a CDS encoding ribonuclease → MAEHASAEWLYEAGIGEARAALVEDGAIVQALIEIDSDFPRLGAVLAARLVEITVKGREGRVTIEGGGEAMLSPLPAGITQGAALTVEMIREAIPETGRAKLARVAPAEPGAIPAPGPDLLARITASGQPLRTLRAHEPDALEAAGWSEVLEEALSGDIAFPGGALRLSPTPAMTLFDVDGHPPLETLAVNAAHAVGAAILRHDIGGSIGIDFPTIEGKAARQAVAAAIDAALPPPFERTAMNGFGFLQIVRRRARVSLPELLRADRAGAEARALLRAIERTPPPGIRHHKVTPRVLAWLTARPALVAELARRTGMHHDFEAS, encoded by the coding sequence TTGGCTGAGCACGCGTCCGCCGAATGGTTGTACGAGGCCGGGATCGGCGAGGCGCGTGCGGCGCTGGTCGAGGACGGCGCGATCGTCCAGGCGCTGATCGAGATCGACAGCGATTTTCCCCGACTCGGCGCGGTGCTCGCCGCGCGGCTGGTCGAGATCACCGTCAAGGGCCGCGAGGGCCGGGTGACGATCGAAGGCGGCGGCGAGGCGATGCTCTCCCCGCTGCCCGCCGGCATCACCCAGGGAGCGGCGCTGACGGTCGAAATGATCCGCGAGGCGATCCCCGAGACTGGTCGCGCGAAACTTGCCAGGGTCGCTCCGGCCGAGCCCGGCGCTATCCCAGCCCCCGGACCCGACCTGCTCGCGCGGATCACCGCGTCGGGACAGCCGCTACGCACCCTGCGCGCGCACGAACCTGACGCGCTGGAGGCAGCAGGCTGGTCCGAGGTGCTTGAAGAAGCACTAAGTGGCGACATCGCCTTTCCCGGCGGCGCGCTGCGCCTGTCGCCGACGCCAGCGATGACGCTGTTCGATGTGGATGGCCATCCACCGCTCGAGACGCTCGCGGTCAACGCGGCTCATGCGGTGGGTGCGGCGATCCTGCGGCACGATATCGGCGGCTCGATCGGCATCGACTTTCCGACGATCGAGGGCAAGGCCGCACGCCAGGCAGTGGCGGCGGCGATCGACGCGGCGCTGCCGCCTCCGTTCGAGCGCACCGCGATGAACGGCTTCGGTTTCTTGCAGATCGTGCGCCGGCGCGCGCGCGTGTCGCTGCCCGAACTGCTCCGCGCCGACCGCGCGGGCGCCGAGGCGCGCGCGCTGCTCCGCGCGATCGAGCGCACGCCCCCGCCGGGCATCCGGCACCACAAAGTGACCCCGCGCGTTCTGGCCTGGCTGACGGCGCGTCCCGCGCTTGTCGCCGAACTGGCGCGCCGCACCGGCATGCACCATGATTTCGAGGCGAGCTGA
- a CDS encoding Maf family protein, whose protein sequence is MRLVLASTSPRRRDLLARLGVEPARVADPAIDETPLPGELPRAHALRLAEAKARAVERAPDEIVLAGDTVIALGRRILGKAENEPELRRMLGLLSGRRHHCLTAVCVVDATGKARTRLSDTIVAFKPLNGAEIDAYVASGEGLGKAGGYAIQGRAEAFVRFLSGSHSGVIGLPLFETRALLAAAGIPLG, encoded by the coding sequence GTGCGGCTCGTTCTTGCCTCCACCTCCCCGCGCCGGCGCGACCTTCTTGCGCGGCTTGGTGTCGAGCCGGCGCGTGTCGCCGACCCAGCCATTGACGAGACGCCGTTGCCCGGCGAGCTGCCGCGCGCCCATGCCCTGCGCCTGGCCGAGGCCAAGGCCCGCGCCGTCGAGCGCGCACCCGACGAGATCGTGCTGGCCGGCGACACGGTAATCGCGCTGGGCCGCCGCATCCTGGGCAAGGCCGAAAACGAGCCTGAGCTGCGCCGCATGCTCGGCCTGCTTTCCGGCCGGCGCCACCATTGCCTCACCGCCGTCTGCGTGGTCGATGCCACCGGCAAGGCACGCACCCGCCTGTCCGACACGATCGTCGCGTTCAAGCCGCTGAACGGGGCCGAGATCGACGCTTATGTCGCGAGCGGCGAAGGGCTTGGCAAGGCGGGCGGCTATGCCATCCAGGGCCGGGCCGAGGCGTTCGTGCGCTTCCTCTCCGGCAGCCATTCCGGGGTGATCGGCCTGCCCCTGTTCGAGACCCGCGCGCTGCTCGCCGCGGCCGGGATACCTCTTGGCTGA
- the infA gene encoding translation initiation factor IF-1 produces the protein MAKEELLEMRGQVVELLPNAMFRVKLENDHEILGHTAGKMRKNRIRVLVGDEVLVELTPYDLTKGRITYRFK, from the coding sequence TTGGCCAAGGAAGAATTGCTCGAAATGCGCGGCCAGGTGGTGGAGCTTCTGCCCAACGCCATGTTCCGCGTAAAACTCGAAAACGATCACGAAATTCTCGGCCACACCGCCGGCAAGATGCGCAAGAACCGCATCCGCGTGCTGGTGGGCGACGAGGTTCTTGTCGAACTGACCCCGTACGACCTGACCAAGGGTCGCATCACCTACCGCTTCAAATAA
- a CDS encoding S9 family peptidase, translated as MIMRAVVLGAGALLLSGSAAIAQQAAPPVVAAATPADAPIPAELFGRLPFMEAPQLSPDGTRAAARLAVNGTQRLAIIPLDDSSKMVQINQGEIDLNSWTWVNDSWLVARIGTNTPVQGDTWYVRRAIGISADGKKMQVLGKQDAAQGADDILWIARDGTPHVLLAMQTSIYSDRPGFWPEVRDFDVSTGKGKRVLAPSTDVMDWYADSTGTVRLGIAYIDSTRTSKMLYRDRNDQTFRTVNKVRGPGASLGNVPAMFLPEPGKAIAYDDAGGFNALYNLDLASLKTGEKLFGVPGYDIDNLITGDGGTRLIGVRYTDTRTRTRWFDPALADIQAKIDQAVGTRRAQIKSWSRDFKVLIVLVDSPDNPGTYYVFRQDEGVMHVFASVNEGLGRKAYGPVNSIRYKARDGLEIEAILTRPKGGTGKNLPLIVMPHGGPFARDDESWDWWAQFLASRGYAVIQPNYRGSSGYGTAFSEKGNGQWGLAMQDDLIDAIKWAAKEGIADPKRVCIVGGSYGGYAALRAAQRDHGTYRCAVSYAGVSDMAAILRHDASFLNGGRSKDYWRSQATDLKGASPINFAADFSIPVLVMHGKVDARVPVKQSREMVEKLKAAGKTYRYIEQPLGDHHFSREADRIQFLKEMEAFLKEYNPA; from the coding sequence ATGATCATGCGAGCTGTAGTGCTGGGCGCGGGCGCCCTTCTCTTGTCCGGATCGGCGGCGATCGCGCAGCAGGCGGCCCCGCCCGTTGTCGCGGCGGCCACGCCGGCGGACGCCCCCATTCCAGCGGAGCTGTTCGGGCGGCTGCCCTTCATGGAAGCGCCGCAATTGTCGCCCGACGGCACCAGGGCCGCTGCCCGCCTGGCAGTGAACGGAACGCAGCGGCTGGCGATCATCCCGCTCGATGATTCGAGCAAGATGGTTCAGATCAACCAGGGCGAGATCGACCTCAACAGCTGGACCTGGGTGAACGACAGCTGGCTGGTCGCGCGGATCGGAACGAACACCCCGGTCCAGGGCGACACCTGGTACGTGCGGCGTGCGATCGGCATCAGCGCCGACGGCAAGAAAATGCAGGTGCTGGGCAAGCAGGACGCGGCGCAGGGCGCCGACGACATCCTGTGGATCGCCCGCGACGGAACACCGCATGTCCTGCTTGCGATGCAGACCTCGATCTATTCGGACCGCCCCGGTTTCTGGCCCGAGGTGCGCGATTTCGACGTGTCGACCGGCAAGGGAAAACGCGTCCTGGCGCCATCGACCGACGTGATGGACTGGTATGCCGACAGCACCGGCACCGTCCGGCTCGGCATCGCCTATATCGATTCGACGCGCACCTCCAAGATGCTCTATCGCGACCGGAACGACCAGACCTTCCGTACGGTCAACAAGGTGCGCGGGCCCGGCGCGTCGCTGGGCAACGTGCCGGCGATGTTCCTGCCCGAGCCGGGCAAGGCGATCGCCTATGACGACGCGGGCGGGTTCAACGCGCTCTACAATCTCGATCTCGCATCGTTGAAGACCGGCGAGAAACTGTTCGGCGTTCCCGGCTACGACATCGACAACCTGATCACCGGCGACGGCGGCACTCGCCTGATCGGCGTGCGCTATACCGACACACGCACCCGCACGCGTTGGTTCGATCCCGCACTGGCCGATATCCAGGCGAAGATCGACCAGGCGGTCGGCACGCGCCGGGCGCAGATCAAATCCTGGAGCCGCGATTTCAAGGTCCTGATCGTGCTGGTCGACAGCCCCGACAATCCGGGCACCTATTACGTCTTCCGCCAGGACGAGGGCGTGATGCACGTCTTCGCCTCAGTCAACGAGGGGCTGGGGCGAAAGGCGTACGGCCCGGTCAACTCGATCCGCTACAAGGCGCGCGACGGACTGGAGATCGAGGCGATCCTGACCCGACCCAAAGGCGGGACGGGTAAGAACCTGCCGCTGATCGTGATGCCGCATGGCGGCCCGTTCGCGCGCGACGACGAGAGCTGGGACTGGTGGGCGCAGTTCCTCGCCAGTCGCGGCTATGCGGTGATCCAGCCCAATTACCGGGGATCGTCGGGCTATGGCACCGCCTTTTCGGAGAAGGGCAACGGCCAATGGGGCCTGGCCATGCAGGACGACCTGATCGACGCGATCAAATGGGCAGCGAAGGAAGGCATCGCCGATCCCAAGCGCGTGTGCATCGTCGGCGGATCCTATGGCGGCTATGCGGCGCTTCGCGCGGCGCAGCGCGACCATGGCACCTATCGCTGCGCTGTGTCATATGCCGGCGTATCGGACATGGCGGCGATCCTGCGCCACGACGCCAGCTTCCTGAACGGCGGGCGCAGCAAGGATTACTGGCGCAGCCAGGCGACCGACCTGAAAGGCGCCTCCCCGATCAACTTCGCCGCCGATTTCTCGATTCCGGTGCTGGTCATGCACGGCAAGGTGGATGCCCGGGTACCGGTCAAGCAATCGCGCGAGATGGTCGAGAAGCTCAAGGCAGCCGGCAAGACCTATCGCTATATCGAGCAGCCCCTGGGCGACCATCACTTCTCACGCGAGGCCGACCGCATCCAGTTCCTGAAGGAAATGGAAGCGTTCCTGAAGGAGTATAACCCGGCGTGA
- a CDS encoding sodium-translocating pyrophosphatase has product MTIVYAAMICGLIAVLYGIITSRQILAASAGNEKMQDIAAAIAEGAKAYLGRQYRTIAIVGVVVAVLVGYFLGIISAVAFAIGAILSGVTGFIGMNVSVKANVRTAEAARTSLQGGLTMAFRSGAVTGMLVAGLGLLSISGLFWYLIAQGHYDLAVQADRRVVVDSLVALAFGASLISIFARLGGGIFTKAADVGADLVGKVEAGIPEDDPRNPATIADNVGDNVGDCAGMAADLFETYVVTIGVTMASIALLLPNADHLFQLMTLPLLVGGVCVITSIIGTYMVRLGGGESIMGALYKGFWTTVVLSIPAIYFATQYVLGDMHTRIGGGSFLDAGAEVSTGFTGMALFWCMMIGLALTGALVWITEYYTGTNYRPVRSIAKASETGHGTNVIQGLAVSLESPALPTIVISVAVIASYQLAGIIGIAFGATAMLALAGMVVALDAYGPVTDNAGGIAEMAGLPEDVRHRTDALDAVGNTTKAVTKGYAIGSAALAALVLFGAYTTDLGIYFPDLAVDFSLSNPYVIVGLLLGALLPFSFGAFGMTAVGRAAGSVVEDVRAQFRDNPGIMAGTSRPNYARTVDLVTKAAIKEMIIPSLLPVLTPIVVYFIITAVAGQASGFAALGALLLGVIVSGLFVAISMTSGGGAWDNAKKYIEDGHHGGKGSEAHKAAVTGDTVGDPYKDTAGPAVNPMIKITNIVALLLLAALAHAAG; this is encoded by the coding sequence ATGACAATTGTTTATGCGGCCATGATCTGCGGCCTGATTGCCGTACTTTATGGTATCATTACCAGTCGCCAGATTCTTGCCGCGAGCGCCGGCAACGAAAAGATGCAGGACATCGCGGCAGCCATCGCGGAAGGCGCCAAAGCCTATCTCGGCCGGCAATATCGCACCATTGCGATCGTCGGTGTCGTCGTCGCCGTCCTGGTCGGCTATTTCCTCGGCATCATCTCGGCCGTCGCCTTCGCGATCGGCGCGATCCTCTCGGGCGTGACCGGCTTCATCGGCATGAACGTGTCGGTGAAGGCCAATGTCCGCACCGCGGAGGCAGCGCGCACGTCGCTGCAGGGCGGCCTGACCATGGCGTTCCGCTCGGGCGCGGTCACCGGCATGCTCGTCGCTGGCCTAGGCCTGCTCTCCATCAGCGGGCTGTTCTGGTATCTGATCGCACAGGGCCATTACGACCTGGCGGTGCAGGCCGATCGCCGCGTGGTGGTCGACTCGCTCGTGGCCCTCGCGTTCGGCGCCTCGCTTATCTCCATCTTCGCGCGTCTCGGCGGCGGCATCTTCACCAAGGCCGCCGATGTCGGCGCCGACCTGGTCGGCAAGGTCGAGGCCGGCATCCCGGAGGACGACCCCCGCAACCCGGCGACCATCGCCGATAACGTCGGCGACAATGTCGGCGACTGTGCCGGCATGGCGGCCGACCTGTTCGAGACCTATGTCGTCACCATCGGCGTCACCATGGCCTCGATCGCGCTGCTGCTGCCGAACGCCGACCATCTGTTCCAGCTGATGACCCTGCCGCTGCTCGTCGGGGGCGTCTGCGTCATCACCTCGATCATCGGCACCTATATGGTGCGGCTGGGCGGCGGCGAGTCGATCATGGGCGCGCTCTACAAGGGCTTCTGGACCACGGTCGTGCTCTCGATCCCGGCGATCTATTTCGCGACCCAATATGTGCTGGGCGACATGCACACCCGCATCGGCGGTGGCTCGTTCCTCGATGCAGGCGCCGAGGTTTCGACCGGCTTCACCGGCATGGCGCTGTTCTGGTGCATGATGATCGGCCTCGCGCTCACCGGCGCGCTGGTGTGGATCACCGAATATTATACCGGCACCAACTATCGCCCGGTCCGCTCGATCGCCAAGGCGTCCGAGACCGGGCACGGCACCAACGTCATTCAGGGCCTGGCCGTCAGCCTGGAGAGCCCGGCGCTGCCGACCATCGTCATCTCGGTGGCCGTTATCGCGAGCTACCAGCTTGCCGGCATCATCGGCATCGCCTTCGGCGCGACCGCGATGCTGGCGCTGGCCGGCATGGTCGTCGCGCTCGACGCCTATGGCCCGGTCACCGACAATGCGGGCGGCATCGCCGAAATGGCGGGCCTGCCCGAGGATGTCCGCCACCGCACCGACGCGCTCGACGCAGTGGGCAACACGACCAAGGCAGTGACCAAGGGCTATGCCATCGGCTCCGCGGCGCTCGCGGCGCTGGTGCTGTTCGGCGCGTACACGACCGATCTGGGCATCTATTTCCCGGATCTCGCGGTCGATTTCTCGCTGAGCAATCCGTACGTCATCGTCGGCCTGTTGCTCGGCGCGCTGCTGCCGTTCAGCTTCGGCGCGTTCGGCATGACCGCGGTTGGCCGTGCGGCTGGATCAGTCGTCGAGGACGTCCGCGCCCAGTTCCGCGACAATCCGGGCATCATGGCCGGCACCAGCCGCCCCAACTATGCCCGCACCGTCGACCTCGTCACCAAGGCGGCGATCAAGGAAATGATCATTCCGTCGCTGCTGCCGGTGCTGACCCCGATCGTGGTGTATTTCATCATCACGGCGGTGGCCGGCCAGGCGAGCGGCTTCGCGGCGCTCGGCGCGCTGCTGCTCGGCGTGATCGTGTCGGGCCTGTTCGTCGCCATCTCGATGACATCGGGCGGCGGCGCCTGGGACAATGCCAAGAAATATATCGAGGACGGCCATCACGGCGGCAAGGGCAGCGAAGCCCATAAGGCAGCGGTGACCGGCGACACGGTGGGCGATCCCTACAAGGACACCGCCGGCCCGGCGGTGAACCCGATGATCAAGATCACCAACATCGTCGCCCTGCTGCTGCTCGCGGCGCTGGCGCACGCGGCCGGCTGA
- the thiL gene encoding thiamine-phosphate kinase — MNEAEFLAALRALPLHPAARGLLDDTALLDARGPLVLTSDTIVEGIHFLSTDPAGDVAWKLGAVNLSDLAAKGALPLGMMLNYTLAGDSAWDAGFIEGLRQFECALIGGDTVSLPSGAPRVLTLTAFGSDAAAPPRSGARAGDALYVTGTIGDAGAGLSIAQGMSGPAELLAAYRRPMPRIADGRALAPLVHAMMDVSDGLLIDGARMAEASGLALEIDLAAVPLSPAYRGFVGDDRDARIAAATAGDDYQLLFAAPPRFALPVHATRIGSFSPGAGLYLMDGAEAVALPVRLGFEHAA, encoded by the coding sequence GTGAACGAAGCCGAGTTCCTTGCTGCCCTGCGCGCCCTGCCGCTGCATCCGGCGGCGCGCGGTTTGCTCGACGATACCGCGCTGCTCGACGCGCGGGGCCCGCTGGTTCTGACCAGCGACACCATCGTCGAGGGCATCCACTTCCTCTCCACCGACCCGGCCGGGGACGTCGCCTGGAAACTCGGCGCGGTGAATCTGTCCGATCTTGCCGCCAAGGGCGCGCTGCCTTTGGGGATGATGCTCAACTATACGCTAGCCGGCGATTCCGCCTGGGATGCGGGCTTCATCGAAGGGCTGCGGCAGTTCGAATGCGCCCTGATCGGCGGGGACACGGTATCGCTGCCGTCCGGCGCGCCGCGTGTGCTGACACTGACCGCGTTCGGCAGCGACGCCGCCGCACCGCCGCGCTCCGGCGCGCGGGCCGGTGATGCGCTTTATGTCACCGGCACGATTGGGGATGCCGGTGCGGGGCTTTCCATCGCGCAGGGCATGTCGGGCCCGGCGGAGCTGCTTGCCGCCTATCGCCGGCCCATGCCGCGCATCGCCGACGGTCGGGCGCTAGCCCCTCTCGTCCACGCGATGATGGACGTATCCGACGGGCTGCTGATCGATGGCGCTCGCATGGCCGAGGCAAGCGGGCTGGCGCTTGAAATAGACCTGGCCGCCGTCCCGCTGTCCCCGGCCTATCGCGGCTTCGTCGGCGACGACCGCGACGCACGCATTGCCGCCGCAACCGCCGGTGACGACTATCAGCTGTTGTTTGCGGCACCGCCCCGCTTTGCGCTGCCCGTCCACGCCACCCGTATCGGCAGCTTTTCACCCGGTGCCGGACTTTACCTCATGGATGGCGCCGAAGCGGTGGCATTACCAGTACGACTCGGCTTCGAGCACGCCGCCTGA
- the nusB gene encoding transcription antitermination factor NusB translates to MSRTSARSTARAAARLAATQALYQHEMEGTAVAALLHEFHQHRLGATIEDAEYAEAEVDFFDDLVKGTVARQSEIDSAISGKLAKGWALERLDRSMRAILRAGTYELLARMDVPVATVITEYVDVAHAFFDKREAGFVNGLLDAIAKDVRS, encoded by the coding sequence ATGAGCCGAACCTCAGCCCGTTCCACGGCGCGCGCCGCCGCCAGGCTTGCCGCGACCCAGGCACTCTACCAGCACGAGATGGAGGGCACCGCGGTCGCGGCACTGCTCCACGAATTCCACCAGCATCGGCTGGGCGCGACGATCGAGGACGCCGAATATGCCGAGGCCGAGGTCGATTTCTTCGACGATCTCGTGAAGGGCACGGTCGCGCGCCAGAGCGAGATCGACTCGGCGATTTCCGGCAAGCTGGCCAAGGGCTGGGCGCTCGAGCGGCTCGACCGGTCGATGCGCGCGATCCTGCGTGCCGGGACCTATGAACTGCTGGCGCGGATGGACGTGCCGGTGGCAACGGTCATCACTGAATATGTCGATGTGGCGCATGCCTTTTTCGACAAGCGCGAGGCGGGGTTCGTGAACGGGTTGCTCGATGCGATCGCGAAGGATGTTCGGAGTTAA